In Malania oleifera isolate guangnan ecotype guangnan chromosome 8, ASM2987363v1, whole genome shotgun sequence, a single window of DNA contains:
- the LOC131162926 gene encoding large ribosomal subunit protein bL21c, whose translation MASAALAFCSPLTTTARLSQNRNPSSVCLSISGTTTSIGFLSPAASLFCPKVTVPPITPSSRPTFLHLPKSSESESPVLEAEPDSLETDPTQVVEAANQVPKREEIFAVVVIGSRQYIVFPGRFIYTQRLKGANVDDKIILNKVLLIGTRTHTWIGKPVVTNAAVHAVVEEQGLDKKVIVFKYKKKKNYRRNIGHRQPITRIRITGITGYQDYPAVTLDS comes from the exons ATGGCTTCCGCGGCCCTGGCCTTTTGCTCTCCACTCACAACCACCGCCAGACTCTCGCAGAATCGAAACCCTTCAAGCGTTTGTCTTTCTATCTCTGGAACAACTACAAGCATCGGCTTTCTCTCTCCTGCTGCTTCCCTCTTTTGCCCCAAAGTCACCGTCCCTCCAATCACCCCTTCATCTAGACCTACATTTTTACATCTACCCAAGTCCTCAGAATCCGAATCACCTGTTCTCGAGGCTGAACCGGATTCGCTGGAAACCGACCCCACCCAGGTTGTCGAAGCCGCGAACCAAGTTCCCAAGCGTGAAGAAATTTTCGCAGTGGTTGTG ATTGGATCTCGGCAGTATATTGTTTTTCCTGGACGGTTTATCTACACTCAGAGGCTTAAAGGTGCCAATGTTGACGACAAG ATAATTCTGAACAAGGTGTTACTCATTGGTACAAGAACACATACTTGGATTGGAAAACCAGTAGTGACCAATGCTGCTGTTCATGCTGTTGTTGAGGAGCAG GGATTAGATAAAAAAGTTATTGTCTTCAAgtacaagaagaaaaagaactatCGAAGAAATATTGGTCATCGACAG CCAATTACACGGATAAGGATAACAGGCATCACCGGCTACCAGGATTATCCGGCTGTTACACTTGACTCATAG